In a single window of the Motilibacter peucedani genome:
- a CDS encoding pseudouridine synthase, translating to MVDRRRTSPASAEGERLQKVLAAAGLGSRRACEVLIEQGRVEVDGARVREQGMRVDPETAVILVDGRRINAAPGKEYLALHKPEGFVSAMSDPEGRPTLLDLVGEQKRLFHVGRLDIGTEGLLIMTNDGDLAHMLAHPSFGVQKTYLAEVPGPVPRGIGKRLKEGVQLDDGVVKVDSFRLVTASTNRAMVEVVVHEGRKHVVRRLLEAVDLPVQRLIRTKFGPISLGDQRPGKVRPLNQKEIGELFAAVGAERKPDPDQAQQWTDEPALTTTVTAADLGYSDSPDDSED from the coding sequence GTGGTGGACAGACGACGCACGAGCCCGGCGAGCGCCGAGGGCGAGCGCCTGCAGAAGGTCCTGGCAGCCGCCGGGCTGGGCTCGCGGCGTGCCTGCGAGGTGCTGATCGAGCAGGGCCGCGTCGAGGTCGACGGCGCGCGGGTGCGCGAGCAGGGGATGCGGGTCGACCCGGAGACCGCGGTCATCCTCGTCGACGGCCGGCGCATCAACGCCGCCCCCGGCAAGGAGTACCTCGCGCTGCACAAGCCCGAGGGCTTCGTCAGCGCCATGTCCGACCCTGAGGGCCGCCCCACGCTGCTCGACCTCGTCGGCGAGCAGAAGCGGCTCTTCCACGTCGGCCGGCTCGACATCGGCACCGAGGGCCTGCTGATCATGACCAACGACGGCGACCTCGCCCACATGCTCGCCCACCCGTCGTTCGGCGTGCAGAAGACCTACCTCGCCGAGGTCCCCGGCCCGGTGCCGCGCGGCATCGGAAAGCGGCTCAAGGAGGGTGTGCAGCTCGACGACGGCGTCGTCAAGGTCGACAGCTTCCGCCTGGTGACCGCGAGCACGAACCGCGCGATGGTGGAGGTCGTCGTGCACGAGGGCCGCAAGCACGTCGTGCGACGCCTGCTCGAGGCCGTCGACCTGCCCGTGCAGCGGCTGATCCGCACGAAGTTCGGGCCGATCTCGCTCGGCGACCAGCGACCCGGCAAGGTGCGCCCGCTCAACCAGAAGGAGATCGGCGAGCTGTTCGCCGCCGTCGGTGCCGAGCGGAAGCCCGACCCGGACCAAGCGCAGCAGTGGACTGACGAGCCGGCGCTGACCACGACCGTGACGGCTGCCGACCTCGGCTACTCGGACTCGCCCGACGACTCCGAGGACTGA
- a CDS encoding aminoglycoside phosphotransferase family protein, translating into MDELRGDGRAGITSALVRELVAEQAPQWADLPVRPVAADGWDNRTYRLGDELSVRLPTAPGYVPAIAKEDRWLPVLGPHLPVPVPQPVFTGAPGAGFPHPWSVRRWLSGEPASTAGIADPVRLATEVGEFLLALQDVDATGGPVAGEHSFYRGAPPSAYDEQTRQHLHVLDNRRERDLARAVWDEAVAAAPSAPPVWFHGDVAVGNLLVRDGSLVAVIDFGTSGVGDPACDLVLAWTSLGGPGRRRFAEVVGGDEQLWARARGWALWKELITIPGSRTPEVHRRIVRDVLADPVVGRS; encoded by the coding sequence ATGGACGAGCTGAGGGGCGACGGGCGCGCCGGCATCACTTCGGCTCTGGTCCGGGAGCTCGTCGCCGAGCAGGCGCCGCAGTGGGCGGACCTCCCGGTCCGTCCCGTCGCAGCGGACGGATGGGACAACAGGACCTACCGGCTGGGCGACGAGCTGAGCGTCCGCCTACCCACGGCGCCTGGCTACGTCCCGGCGATCGCCAAGGAGGACCGCTGGCTGCCGGTGCTCGGGCCGCACCTCCCGGTGCCGGTGCCGCAACCGGTGTTCACGGGCGCGCCCGGCGCCGGGTTCCCCCATCCGTGGTCGGTGCGGCGCTGGCTGAGCGGAGAGCCCGCCTCCACCGCGGGGATCGCCGACCCGGTGCGCCTCGCGACGGAGGTCGGTGAGTTCCTGCTCGCGCTGCAGGACGTCGACGCGACCGGCGGCCCGGTCGCGGGGGAGCACAGCTTCTACCGCGGTGCTCCACCCTCCGCCTACGACGAGCAGACCAGGCAACACCTCCACGTCCTCGACAACCGCCGGGAGCGGGACCTCGCGCGGGCGGTGTGGGACGAGGCGGTCGCGGCGGCGCCGTCTGCTCCACCGGTGTGGTTCCACGGTGACGTCGCTGTCGGCAACCTGCTCGTGCGCGACGGCTCGCTCGTCGCCGTCATCGACTTCGGCACCTCGGGCGTCGGCGACCCTGCCTGCGACCTGGTGCTGGCGTGGACCTCGCTGGGAGGGCCCGGTCGCAGACGGTTCGCGGAGGTGGTCGGCGGCGACGAGCAGCTGTGGGCCCGCGCCCGCGGCTGGGCGCTGTGGAAGGAGCTCATCACCATCCCGGGCAGCCGGACACCGGAGGTGCACCGGCGCATCGTCCGGGACGTGCTCGCCGATCCCGTGGTGGGCCGTTCCTGA
- a CDS encoding segregation and condensation protein A, giving the protein MADRVTAEAPAPPGPFSVRLENFEGPFDLLLQLISKHQLDVTEVAISKVTDDFIAHIRALGPGWDLDQASEFLLVAATLLDLKAARLLPSAEVEDEEDLALLEARDLLFARLLQYRAYKEVAGELARRMAAESLMHPRSVSLEPAFAGLLPEVVLGLGPEAFAALAARALAPKPVPTVGVAHVHAPMVSVREQAEIIVERVRAAGSLTFRALVGDTDETLVVVGRFLALLELFRDGSVAFEQVSALGELHVRWTGGAAPVAVAGSDFDEPPAPEDPA; this is encoded by the coding sequence GTGGCCGACCGGGTGACGGCCGAGGCACCTGCGCCCCCCGGCCCGTTCTCCGTCCGCCTGGAGAACTTCGAGGGGCCCTTCGACCTGCTGCTGCAGCTGATCAGCAAGCACCAGCTCGACGTCACCGAGGTCGCGATCTCGAAGGTCACCGACGACTTCATCGCCCACATCCGCGCGCTCGGTCCCGGCTGGGACCTCGACCAGGCCTCGGAGTTCCTCCTCGTCGCAGCGACGCTGCTCGACCTCAAGGCCGCCCGGCTGCTGCCCAGCGCAGAGGTCGAGGACGAGGAGGACCTCGCGCTGCTCGAGGCGCGCGACCTGCTCTTCGCCCGGCTGCTGCAGTACCGCGCCTACAAGGAGGTCGCCGGCGAGCTCGCACGGCGCATGGCGGCCGAGTCGCTGATGCACCCCCGCAGCGTCTCGCTCGAGCCGGCGTTCGCCGGGCTGCTGCCCGAGGTGGTGCTCGGGCTCGGGCCCGAGGCGTTCGCCGCGCTGGCCGCCCGCGCCCTCGCGCCCAAGCCGGTGCCGACGGTCGGCGTCGCCCACGTGCACGCGCCGATGGTCAGCGTGCGCGAGCAGGCCGAGATCATCGTCGAGCGCGTGCGCGCCGCCGGGTCGCTGACCTTCCGCGCGCTGGTCGGCGACACCGACGAGACCCTGGTCGTCGTCGGCCGCTTCCTCGCCCTGCTCGAGCTCTTCCGCGACGGCAGCGTCGCCTTCGAGCAGGTCAGCGCGCTCGGCGAGCTGCACGTGCGCTGGACCGGGGGAGCGGCGCCCGTCGCGGTCGCCGGGTCCGACTTCGACGAACCGCCCGCACCGGAGGACCCCGCATGA
- a CDS encoding LysE family translocator translates to MVGRGSVLGVAAVALGMVLTPGPNMMYLVSRSVSQGRRAGFVSLGGVAVGFLAYLAAASFGLSAVFSAVPELYVSVKLAGAAYLAWLAWKAVRPGGVSVFAPLELTPDSPRRLFVMGLTTNLLNPKAALMYASLIPQFVDVDAGHLVLQGFVLGGVQICVSLAVNSVLVVAAGTIALFLARRPAWLRLQRWVTGTLLGAIAVRLAADTSRPAPA, encoded by the coding sequence ATGGTCGGTCGGGGAAGCGTCCTCGGAGTCGCAGCGGTGGCACTGGGCATGGTCCTGACGCCGGGGCCGAACATGATGTACCTCGTCTCGCGCAGCGTGAGCCAAGGCCGCCGGGCCGGGTTCGTCTCGCTCGGCGGCGTCGCCGTCGGCTTCCTCGCCTACCTGGCGGCAGCGTCCTTCGGCCTGTCGGCCGTGTTCTCCGCCGTGCCGGAGCTGTACGTGTCGGTGAAGCTGGCGGGCGCCGCGTACCTCGCGTGGCTGGCGTGGAAGGCAGTGCGGCCCGGCGGCGTCTCGGTCTTCGCCCCGCTCGAGCTGACGCCCGACTCCCCCCGCCGGCTGTTCGTCATGGGGCTCACCACGAACCTGCTCAACCCCAAGGCGGCGCTGATGTACGCCTCGCTGATCCCCCAGTTCGTCGACGTCGACGCCGGACACCTGGTGCTGCAGGGATTCGTGCTCGGCGGAGTGCAGATCTGCGTCAGCCTGGCCGTCAACTCGGTGCTCGTCGTCGCTGCCGGCACCATCGCGCTGTTCCTCGCCCGCCGGCCCGCCTGGCTCCGGCTGCAGCGCTGGGTCACCGGCACCCTGCTCGGAGCGATCGCTGTGCGACTGGCCGCCGACACCTCACGCCCGGCTCCCGCCTAG
- the cmk gene encoding (d)CMP kinase, whose translation MTPEPVRLASLVVAIDGSSGSGKSSVSRRVAGVLGLACLDTGAMYRAVAAAALDRGIDPGDGAAVAALARAAHLEQSTDPAHESVVIDGLDVTAAIREPRVSAVVSEVARNPEVRAELVARQRAVAEAGAVVIEGRDITTVVAPDAPVRLLLTADAEARVARRAQELHGASDAAALAATRDSIVERDARDAQVNDFFTAADGVVEIDTSRLGFDEVVDAVLQVVVARVPEAAAALEAVR comes from the coding sequence GTGACTCCCGAACCCGTACGCCTCGCGTCGCTGGTCGTCGCCATCGACGGGTCCTCCGGCTCCGGCAAGTCCTCGGTCTCGCGCCGCGTCGCCGGCGTGCTCGGGCTGGCCTGCCTCGACACCGGGGCGATGTACCGCGCCGTCGCCGCCGCCGCGCTCGACCGCGGCATCGACCCGGGCGACGGCGCGGCGGTCGCCGCCCTGGCCCGGGCGGCGCACCTCGAGCAGTCCACCGACCCGGCCCACGAGTCGGTCGTCATCGACGGGCTCGACGTCACCGCCGCCATCCGCGAGCCGCGCGTCTCGGCGGTCGTGAGCGAGGTCGCGCGCAACCCCGAGGTGCGGGCCGAGCTGGTCGCCCGCCAGCGCGCCGTCGCCGAGGCCGGTGCCGTCGTCATCGAGGGCCGCGACATCACGACGGTGGTCGCGCCCGACGCGCCGGTGCGCCTGCTGCTCACGGCCGACGCCGAGGCGCGCGTCGCCCGGCGGGCGCAGGAGCTGCACGGCGCGTCCGACGCCGCGGCGCTGGCCGCGACCCGCGACTCCATCGTCGAGCGCGACGCGCGCGACGCGCAGGTCAACGACTTCTTCACCGCCGCCGACGGTGTCGTCGAGATCGACACCTCTCGCCTCGGCTTCGACGAGGTCGTCGACGCGGTGCTGCAGGTCGTCGTCGCCCGCGTGCCCGAGGCCGCGGCGGCGCTGGAGGCGGTCCGATGA
- the scpB gene encoding SMC-Scp complex subunit ScpB: MTETHTEPAAEAQAGLEVETQLAALPAVPLRPALEAVLLVADEPVAATVLAQLVEAPTAEVEAALHELAADYVEQGRGFELRDVAGGWRFYTSPACAAVVERYVLDGQQARLTQAAMETLSVVAYRQPVTRGRVSAVRGVNCDGVMRTLVARGLVEEAGSEDSGATLYRTTTYFLERLGLQSLDDLPPLAPYLPELDAFDEG; the protein is encoded by the coding sequence ATGACCGAGACGCACACCGAGCCTGCGGCCGAGGCTCAGGCTGGACTCGAGGTCGAGACCCAGCTGGCCGCGCTGCCCGCCGTGCCGCTGCGCCCGGCGCTCGAGGCGGTGCTCCTCGTCGCCGACGAGCCGGTGGCGGCGACCGTGCTGGCCCAGCTGGTCGAGGCGCCCACCGCCGAGGTCGAGGCGGCGCTCCACGAGCTCGCAGCCGACTACGTCGAGCAGGGCCGCGGCTTCGAGCTGCGCGACGTCGCCGGCGGCTGGCGGTTCTACACCTCGCCGGCCTGCGCCGCCGTGGTCGAGCGCTACGTGCTCGACGGCCAGCAGGCCCGCCTCACGCAGGCAGCGATGGAGACGCTCTCGGTCGTCGCCTACCGCCAGCCGGTCACCCGCGGGCGGGTGTCCGCGGTCCGCGGCGTGAACTGCGACGGCGTGATGCGTACCCTCGTAGCGCGCGGGCTGGTCGAGGAGGCCGGCTCGGAGGACTCCGGAGCGACGCTCTACCGGACCACAACGTACTTCCTCGAGCGGCTGGGCCTCCAGTCGCTCGACGACCTGCCGCCGCTCGCGCCCTACTTGCCTGAGCTCGACGCGTTCGACGAAGGCTGA
- a CDS encoding glucoamylase family protein has product MRRIRRCAVLAVVSVLLATLTAAGPASPGDEGDAQLRQYAVDTWASFVAMTDPASGLPADSLSPDGSTSVQTSTTNIGAYLWSAVVARRLRIISERELETRVARTLTTLEHMERHTPSGQFYNWYDQRSGAKLTVWPPTGEPLTPILSSVDNGWLAAGLRVVKGYVRPLAARADALYRSMDFGFYYQPDVNRILFNYAPSEGTGPCCYDTVVSESRIASYIGIANGQLPQKEYFGTWRTFPAGCDYSFQEQRPVGVTRTYLGVPVFEGAYTYAGRGIVPSWGGSAFEALMPSLFVPEEKWGRQSWAQNLPNTVAAQEHHGLVEAGYGYWGFSPSDDPAGGYQAYGVDGAGMQPDGYPSNDDHTLVDGGYAGCPGRPALPAPAPSAYTHGVVTPHASFLGLRFDRAGVLDNLAKLRRDFPVYSRWGFADSVDVQTGTVAAGWLSLDQGIVMAAIGNELGNDVLRRAFGGPDMTSRVKPVLAMEQFGIPRR; this is encoded by the coding sequence ATGCGTCGGATCCGTAGGTGTGCCGTCCTGGCCGTGGTCTCGGTGCTGCTGGCGACGCTGACGGCGGCCGGCCCAGCCAGCCCGGGGGACGAGGGCGACGCCCAGCTGCGGCAGTACGCCGTCGACACCTGGGCGTCCTTCGTCGCGATGACCGACCCCGCGAGCGGCCTTCCCGCCGACAGCCTGTCACCGGACGGCTCGACCAGCGTCCAGACCTCGACGACCAACATCGGCGCCTACCTGTGGAGCGCCGTGGTCGCCCGGCGGCTGCGGATCATCAGCGAGCGCGAGCTCGAGACGCGCGTGGCCCGGACCCTCACCACGCTCGAGCACATGGAGCGCCACACGCCCAGCGGGCAGTTCTACAACTGGTACGACCAGCGCAGCGGCGCGAAGCTCACCGTCTGGCCGCCGACGGGGGAACCGCTGACCCCGATCCTGTCCTCCGTCGACAACGGCTGGCTGGCGGCCGGGCTGCGGGTCGTCAAGGGCTACGTGCGCCCGCTCGCCGCCCGGGCCGACGCGCTCTACCGCAGCATGGACTTCGGCTTCTACTACCAGCCCGACGTCAACCGGATCCTGTTCAACTACGCCCCGAGCGAGGGCACCGGACCCTGCTGCTACGACACGGTGGTCAGCGAGAGCCGGATCGCGAGCTACATCGGCATCGCCAACGGCCAGCTCCCGCAGAAGGAGTACTTCGGCACCTGGCGCACGTTCCCGGCGGGCTGCGACTACTCCTTCCAGGAGCAGCGGCCGGTCGGCGTCACGCGGACCTACCTCGGCGTACCGGTCTTCGAAGGCGCCTACACCTACGCCGGCCGAGGGATCGTCCCCAGCTGGGGCGGCAGCGCCTTCGAGGCGCTGATGCCCTCGCTGTTCGTGCCCGAGGAGAAGTGGGGCCGCCAGAGCTGGGCGCAGAACCTGCCCAACACCGTCGCCGCGCAGGAGCACCACGGCCTGGTCGAGGCCGGCTACGGCTACTGGGGCTTCTCGCCCTCGGACGACCCGGCCGGCGGCTACCAGGCCTACGGCGTCGACGGCGCCGGCATGCAGCCCGACGGCTACCCCTCGAACGACGACCACACGCTCGTCGACGGCGGGTACGCCGGCTGCCCCGGCCGCCCCGCACTGCCGGCACCAGCGCCCTCCGCCTACACCCACGGCGTCGTCACGCCGCACGCGTCGTTCCTCGGGCTGCGCTTCGACCGGGCCGGCGTGCTCGACAACCTGGCGAAGCTGCGCCGCGACTTCCCGGTCTACTCGCGCTGGGGGTTCGCGGACTCGGTCGACGTGCAGACGGGCACGGTGGCGGCCGGCTGGCTCTCCCTCGACCAGGGCATCGTGATGGCCGCCATCGGCAACGAGCTCGGCAACGACGTGCTCCGCCGCGCGTTCGGCGGGCCCGACATGACCTCGCGCGTGAAGCCGGTGCTCGCGATGGAGCAGTTCGGCATCCCGCGGCGGTGA
- a CDS encoding prephenate dehydrogenase: MSDPHLSTVHVAGAGLIGASVGLALRRAGVHVTLSDRDPEVARRAGELGAGEPRTPAAPVDVFVAAAPPHAVADVLDAAVRDGLATSYTDVAGVKAGPLGELARRHPGLDALVGGHPMAGRERSGPGAARIDLFEGRPWILTPLPATAPEHLARVEALARLCGATPVRMAPDEHDRAVALVSHAPHVVAALVAGRLAAAEPAAVEVAGTGVRDITRVAESDPAPWVSLLRENSRSVAEVLRALRADLDAALDALAALAADPDDVHAADDVRRLLAAGNAGRARLPGRHGGRPEHLAVVPVVVPDRPGELARLLAAIDTAGVNVEDLAIEHSLGQPAGLAELLVRPESADLLAAALTADGWSVHR, encoded by the coding sequence GTGAGCGACCCGCACCTGTCCACGGTCCACGTCGCCGGTGCCGGGCTGATCGGCGCCTCCGTCGGCCTGGCCCTGCGCCGGGCCGGCGTGCACGTCACGCTGAGCGACCGCGACCCGGAGGTCGCGCGGCGGGCCGGGGAGCTCGGAGCGGGGGAGCCGCGTACGCCTGCCGCCCCCGTCGACGTCTTCGTCGCCGCAGCCCCTCCGCACGCCGTCGCCGACGTGCTCGACGCCGCCGTCCGCGACGGCCTGGCGACCAGCTACACCGACGTGGCGGGCGTCAAGGCCGGTCCGCTCGGTGAGCTCGCGCGCCGCCACCCGGGCCTCGACGCGCTGGTCGGCGGGCACCCGATGGCCGGTCGCGAGCGCAGCGGCCCGGGTGCCGCCCGGATCGACCTGTTCGAGGGCCGGCCGTGGATCCTCACCCCGCTGCCCGCCACGGCGCCCGAGCACCTGGCCCGCGTCGAGGCGCTCGCGCGGCTGTGCGGCGCCACACCCGTGCGCATGGCGCCCGACGAGCACGACCGCGCGGTGGCGCTGGTGTCCCACGCCCCCCACGTGGTGGCCGCGCTGGTCGCCGGGCGGCTCGCGGCGGCGGAGCCGGCGGCGGTCGAGGTCGCAGGCACCGGCGTCCGCGACATCACCCGCGTCGCGGAGTCCGACCCCGCGCCGTGGGTCAGCCTGCTGCGCGAGAACTCCCGCTCGGTCGCCGAGGTGCTGCGCGCGCTTCGCGCCGACCTCGACGCGGCGCTCGACGCCCTCGCCGCACTGGCCGCCGACCCCGACGACGTGCACGCGGCCGACGACGTGCGCCGCCTGCTCGCCGCCGGCAACGCCGGGCGCGCCCGCCTGCCCGGCCGCCACGGCGGGCGCCCGGAGCACCTGGCCGTCGTCCCGGTCGTCGTGCCGGACCGCCCCGGCGAGCTCGCGCGGCTGCTCGCCGCGATCGACACCGCGGGCGTCAACGTCGAGGACCTCGCGATCGAGCACTCGCTGGGCCAGCCCGCCGGTCTCGCCGAGCTGCTCGTGCGCCCGGAGTCGGCCGACCTGCTGGCCGCGGCGCTGACGGCCGACGGGTGGTCCGTGCACCGCTGA
- a CDS encoding ParA family protein, with translation MLDLRTARPGSTGPRPRKERAAIPTFPDPPPLASHGPAKVISMCNQKGGVGKTTSTINLGAALAELGRKVLLVDFDPQGALTVGLGVDAYDLDRSVNDVLLDRSVTIEDVLVKTNVPLLHLVPANIDLSGAEVALVTEVGREQVLANAIDEVVDDYDVVLIDCQPSLGLLTVNALTASDSVMIPLECEYFALRGVALLVETVTKVRDRLNPDLEIEGILATMYDARTTHSREVLARLVEAFGEKVFQTVITRTVRFPETTVAGEPITSYASTSAGAEAYRQLAREMISRWPTG, from the coding sequence CTGCTCGACCTGCGCACCGCGCGCCCCGGCTCGACCGGCCCGCGACCCCGCAAGGAGCGGGCGGCGATCCCGACGTTCCCGGACCCGCCGCCGCTGGCCTCCCACGGCCCGGCGAAGGTGATCTCGATGTGCAACCAGAAGGGCGGGGTCGGCAAGACGACCTCGACCATCAACCTGGGCGCCGCACTGGCCGAGCTCGGGCGCAAGGTGCTGCTCGTCGACTTCGACCCGCAGGGCGCGCTGACCGTCGGGCTCGGCGTCGACGCCTACGACCTCGACCGCTCGGTCAACGACGTGCTGCTCGACCGCTCGGTGACCATCGAGGACGTCCTGGTCAAGACCAACGTGCCGCTGCTGCACCTCGTGCCGGCCAACATCGACCTGTCCGGTGCCGAGGTGGCCCTGGTGACCGAGGTCGGCCGCGAGCAGGTCCTCGCCAACGCGATCGACGAGGTCGTCGACGACTACGACGTCGTGCTCATCGACTGCCAGCCCTCGCTCGGCCTGCTCACCGTCAACGCGCTGACCGCCAGCGACAGCGTGATGATCCCGCTCGAGTGCGAGTACTTCGCGCTGCGCGGCGTGGCGCTGCTCGTCGAGACCGTGACCAAGGTGCGCGACCGGCTCAACCCCGACCTCGAGATCGAGGGCATCCTCGCGACGATGTACGACGCGCGCACCACCCACAGCCGCGAGGTGCTGGCGCGGCTGGTCGAGGCGTTCGGCGAGAAGGTGTTCCAGACGGTCATCACCCGCACCGTCCGCTTCCCCGAGACCACCGTCGCGGGCGAGCCCATCACCTCCTACGCGTCGACCTCGGCCGGCGCCGAGGCCTACCGCCAGCTCGCCCGCGAGATGATCAGCCGGTGGCCGACCGGGTGA
- the aroH gene encoding chorismate mutase: MAVRAIRGAVQLDADESEHLLTSVEELLAAILEQNELSLDDLISVIFTSTPDLVSEFPAVAARRLGMGDVPLMCAQELDIAGSLPRVVRVMAHVETPLTRQQVRHVYLRGAVALRRDIAQ, from the coding sequence GTGGCAGTCCGTGCGATCCGTGGTGCCGTGCAGCTCGACGCCGACGAGAGCGAGCACCTGCTCACGTCGGTCGAGGAGCTGCTCGCCGCGATCCTCGAGCAGAACGAGCTCTCCCTCGACGACCTGATCAGCGTCATCTTCACCAGCACCCCCGACCTGGTCAGCGAGTTCCCGGCCGTCGCTGCCCGGCGGCTCGGCATGGGCGACGTGCCGCTGATGTGCGCGCAGGAGCTCGACATCGCCGGCTCCCTGCCTCGGGTCGTGCGGGTCATGGCGCACGTCGAGACGCCGCTGACGCGTCAGCAGGTGCGCCACGTCTACCTGAGGGGTGCGGTCGCGCTGCGCCGCGACATCGCGCAGTGA
- a CDS encoding ATP-binding SpoIIE family protein phosphatase, which produces MTTTDEAARLKALADYVDLEAPAAPELEAVVRLAAAVSGAPMATVNLIDEHLQRQLVTHGFPREDCSREDSMCFTTLRIGRFVNTADASQDARFASGPFVDGRLGQVRGYAAAPLETPEGHLLGTLCAFGPEPRELDQAQAAALQDLAQVVVALFDRERQARAAAQLTARVEQARYTAEASRALQETLLPQQVSGTDRVVVATRYMPGTDGAEVGGDWYDVVRTPDSVVLVIGDVQGHSSRAAALMGQVRTAVRAYVSEGHSPDAALERTNALMVALGTELFATCALVALDEATGWVTAASAGHPEPLALRSDGRVGALEVEPGPPLGVAPDAAFPASRHRFTTRTRLVLYTDGVVESRRSDADGAALLEARLRRSGAAGPEEVADALVGPVAAGLSDDAALLVVDYAGVPSQVKEAHLELAPDMRSVGEARDYLRTTLDAWEIPQDVEDSAELIVSELVTNALLHTGAPAVLVLRYDTGGELLALGVEDTSTRHPQPRELSDDSLTGRGMFIVEALAERWWVAPAGDGKTVWADLAVV; this is translated from the coding sequence GTGACCACGACCGACGAGGCCGCTCGGCTGAAGGCGCTCGCCGACTACGTCGACCTCGAGGCGCCCGCGGCCCCGGAGCTGGAGGCGGTGGTGCGCCTCGCGGCCGCGGTGTCCGGTGCCCCGATGGCGACCGTCAACCTCATCGACGAGCACCTCCAGCGCCAGCTGGTCACCCACGGCTTCCCCCGCGAGGACTGCTCCCGCGAGGACTCGATGTGCTTCACGACCCTGCGCATCGGCCGCTTCGTCAACACCGCCGACGCCTCGCAGGACGCGCGCTTCGCCAGCGGCCCGTTCGTCGACGGCCGCCTCGGGCAGGTGCGTGGCTACGCGGCGGCGCCGCTCGAGACCCCCGAGGGCCACCTGCTCGGGACCTTGTGCGCGTTCGGCCCCGAACCGCGTGAGCTGGACCAGGCGCAGGCCGCCGCGCTGCAGGACCTCGCCCAGGTCGTCGTCGCGCTGTTCGACCGCGAGCGCCAGGCGCGGGCAGCGGCCCAGCTCACCGCACGGGTCGAGCAGGCGCGCTACACCGCTGAGGCGTCGCGCGCGCTGCAGGAGACGTTGCTGCCCCAGCAGGTCAGCGGCACCGACCGGGTCGTCGTCGCGACCCGCTACATGCCGGGCACCGACGGCGCGGAGGTCGGCGGCGACTGGTACGACGTGGTGCGTACCCCCGACTCCGTCGTCCTGGTCATCGGCGACGTCCAGGGGCACAGCTCGCGCGCCGCGGCGCTCATGGGCCAGGTGCGCACCGCGGTGCGCGCCTACGTCAGCGAGGGCCACTCGCCCGACGCCGCGCTCGAGCGCACGAACGCGCTGATGGTCGCCCTCGGCACCGAGCTGTTCGCGACCTGCGCACTCGTCGCGCTCGACGAGGCGACCGGCTGGGTGACGGCCGCGAGCGCGGGCCACCCCGAGCCCCTGGCGCTGCGCAGCGACGGCCGCGTCGGCGCGCTGGAGGTCGAGCCGGGGCCGCCGCTCGGCGTCGCGCCCGACGCCGCGTTCCCGGCCAGTCGGCACCGCTTCACCACGCGTACGCGCCTGGTCCTCTACACCGACGGCGTCGTGGAGTCGCGCCGCTCCGACGCCGACGGGGCGGCGCTGCTCGAGGCGCGGCTGCGCCGCTCGGGGGCGGCGGGCCCTGAGGAGGTCGCCGACGCGCTCGTCGGACCCGTCGCCGCAGGGCTCAGCGACGACGCGGCGCTGCTGGTCGTCGACTACGCGGGCGTCCCCTCGCAGGTCAAGGAGGCGCACCTCGAGCTGGCGCCCGACATGCGCTCGGTGGGTGAGGCGCGCGACTACCTCCGCACCACCCTCGACGCGTGGGAGATCCCGCAGGACGTGGAGGACTCCGCTGAGCTCATCGTCAGCGAGCTGGTGACCAACGCGCTGCTCCATACAGGAGCGCCGGCGGTGCTGGTGCTGCGCTACGACACCGGCGGAGAGCTGCTCGCCCTCGGGGTGGAGGACACCTCCACCCGGCACCCGCAGCCGCGCGAGCTCAGCGACGACTCGCTGACCGGGCGCGGGATGTTCATCGTCGAAGCCCTCGCCGAGCGCTGGTGGGTCGCGCCCGCCGGCGACGGCAAGACCGTCTGGGCCGACCTCGCGGTCGTGTGA